One genomic segment of Komagataella phaffii GS115 chromosome 4, complete sequence includes these proteins:
- a CDS encoding Permease of basic amino acids in the vacuolar membrane, which translates to MPEQNSESEALLRAEELLPPNILDTSTGVEGIVANEIATENELTNRVEPEVSSTYGAASQASENEENVGTSSSPSVSLRRKKVKKRKSEQFDASGYAVPPPQLYFILGSIFMGAFLAALDSTVVTTLLTVISSDLDALPKFSWIATSYLLAMAAFQPLFGKLSDIFGRKCLLILCNLLFSCGCLICALPKHFGGTFTTLIVGRFLTGLSSGGLTTLGTIAMSDLISLRKRGIFQGIANIFFALGASTGGLVGGFISDAYGWRWVFLGQVPLAFIGAVVVYLFMNLPSGSLGLGAQDTDTKSKLKRIDVLGSVTLITALVCAMLAADLGGQKLLYKTWSFAALVTGFVAFSLVFAYVELYSATEPIVPVRLLANRTVLASSLANWFGTMAGFTCLYYIPIYFTTVLEFSSTENGLRFVPSVFLASLSSVGAGFYMKLTGKYLWFAIVTSFLSIVGVIHVALITPTIPVWDQYSLLILPYCGYSAMLTVTLLALIAAVPPEQQASSTSIQYAFRSTGSTLGMSLASAFFQSVLIRNLPTRLQDAAPPDVSPKVLKKVIKNALSNGEYVRVAPEWAINPIKSTYESSCKAAFLFALVTVTLGFISICFVKEHKLHTNIARK; encoded by the coding sequence ATGCCAGAACAGAATTCGGAAAGCGAGGCGCTCCTTAGAGCAGAGGAATTGCTTCCCCCCAATATACTAGACACTTCAACTGGTGTGGAGGGAATTGTGGCTAATGAGATTGCCACCGAAAATGAACTGACTAATCGTGTGGAACCTGAAGTATCCTCAACTTATGGCGCCGCTTCACAGGCATCTGAAAATGAGGAGAACGTAGGCACTTCTAGCTCTCCTAGTGTCTCACtaagaagaaaaaaagtcaagaaaCGTAAGAGTGAACAGTTTGATGCTTCTGGCTATGCCGTCCCTCCCCCACAATTGTATTTCATCCTGGGGTCAATTTTCATGGGTGCCTTTCTGGCAGCTTTGGATTCTACGGTGGTGACAACGTTGTTGACGGTGATATCCTCCGATTTGGATGCCCTTCCAAAGTTCTCCTGGATTGCAACATCATATTTACTCGCAATGGCTGCATTTCAACCACTTTTCGGCAAATTGAGCGATatatttggaagaaagtgTCTGCTTATCCTCTGCAATCTGCTTTTCTCTTGTGGATGTCTTATCTGTGCATTGCCCAAGCATTTTGGAGGAACATTCACCACTTTAATCGTGGGGAGGTTTCTCACCGGACTGAGCTCTGGTGGCCTAACAACGCTTGGTACAATCGCCATGTCAGATTTGATCTCGTTGCGTAAGAGAGGTATTTTTCAAGGTATTGCCAACATCTTTTTTGCCCTAGGAGCCTCCACTGGTGGACTTGTTGGTGGATTCATATCTGATGCATATGGTTGGAGATGGGTATTCTTAGGACAAGTGCCATTGGCCTTCATTGGGGCAGTGGTGGTATATTTGTTCATGAACTTGCCTTCAGGATCTCTTGGATTAGGTGCACAAGACACAGATACAAAATCCAAGTTAAAAAGAATCGATGTACTTGGAAGCGTCACTCTAATCACTGCTCTGGTATGTGCGATGCTGGCAGCAGATCTAGGTGGACAGAAATTGCTTTACAAGACGTGGTCCTTTGCAGCTCTGGTTACGGGGTTTGTGGCTTTTTCATTGGTATTTGCCTATGTTGAACTTTACTCCGCTACGGAACCCATTGTTCCTGTCCGATTACTTGCCAATAGAACAGTTCTTGCCTCATCTCTGGCTAACTGGTTTGGTACCATGGCAGGATTTACTTGTCTTTATTATATTCCAATTTATTTTACAACTGTTCTGGAGTTTTCGTCCACTGAGAATGGATTACGGTTTGTACCCTCCGTCTTTTTGGCTTCTTTATCGTCAGTTGGGGCAGGGTTCTACATGAAATTGACAGGGAAGTACCTTTGGTTTGCAATTGTGACCTCGTTTTTATCGATAGTGGGCGTTATTCATGTGGCATTGATTACTCCAACGATTCCAGTTTGGGATCAGTATTCCCTACTAATATTACCTTACTGTGGTTATTCTGCCATGTTGACTGTAACTCTTCTGGCGCTAATAGCCGCAGTACCTCCAGAACAACAGGCATCCTCCACTTCCATCCAATACGCCTTCCGTTCGACAGGGTCAACTTTAGGAATGTCCCTGGCTTCTgcattttttcaatcagtGCTGATTCGGAATCTTCCTACCAGGTTGCAAGACGCAGCTCCTCCCGATGTTTCCCCCAAAGTTCTGAAAAAAGTGATAAAGAATGCTTTAAGTAATGGTGAGTATGTGAGAGTTGCTCCAGAGTGGGCCATTAATCCCATTAAAAGCACGTACGAATCTAGTTGTAAGGCTGCCTTCTTATTTGCACTGGTAACCGTGACATTGGGATTTATCAGTATATGTTTTGTTAAAGAACATAAGCTACACACTAATATTGCTAGAAAATAG
- a CDS encoding Beta-tubulin: protein MREIGAAFWETICGEHGLDDEGNYVGDNDLQKSRLGVYFNEANSGKYVPRAVLVDLEPGTIDAVRSSNLGNLFRPDNYIYGQSSAGNVWAKGHYTEGAELVDSVMDVVRREAEGCDSLQGFQITHSLGGGTGSGMGTLLISKIREEFPDRMMATFSVVPSPKVSDTVVEPYNATLSVYQLVEYADETFCIDNEALYDICVRTLKLNQPAYEDLNKLVSAVMSGVTTSLRYPGQLNSDLRKLAVNLVPFPRLHFFMVGYAPLTALGSQSFRSLTVPELTQQMFDAKNMMAASDPRNGRYLTVAAFFRGKVSVKEVEDEMHKVQTRNADYFVEWIPNNVQTAVCSVPPKGLDMSATFIGNSTSIQELFRRVGDQFSAMFRRKAFLHWYTSEGMDELEFTEAESNMNDLVNEYQQYQEGIDPDEELDYADEDVPLVDVAE, encoded by the exons ATGAGAGAAATT GGTGCTGCCTTTTGGGAAACAATTTGCGGAGAGCACGGCCTTGACGATGAAGGAAACTACGTAGGAGACAACGATCTCCAGAAATCAAGATTGGGCGTGTACTTTAATGAGGCCAACAGCGGCAAATACGTGCCTAGAGCTGTACTAGTCGATTTGGAACCTGGTACCATTGATGCAGTCAGATCTTCCAACCTGGGAAACCTTTTCAGACCAGACAATTATATCTACGGACAATCATCTGCCGGAAACGTTTGGGCCAAGGGTCACTATACAGAGGGAGCAGAGTTGGTTGATTCAGTCATGGATGTTGTAAGAAGGGAAGCTGAAGGTTGTGACTCCTTACAAGGTTTCCAAATCACCCATTCATTGGGTGGTGGTACAGGTTCCGGAATGGGTACCCTTCTGATCTCCAAGATCAGAGAAGAGTTTCCAGACAGAATGATGGCAACCTTTTCTGTCGTCCCATCTCCAAAGGTTTCTGATACCGTTGTCGAACCATACAACGCTACACTGTCCGTATACCAGCTGGTTGAGTATGCTGATGAGACCTTTTGTATCGACAATGAAGCTTTGTACGACATCTGTGTCAGAACTCTGAAACTAAACCAACCTGCCTACGAGGACTTAAACAAGTTAGTTTCCGCTGTCATGTCTGGAGTTACTACATCTCTACGTTACCCAGGCCAACTGAACTCTGATTTGAGAAAGTTGGCTGTGAACTTGGTGCCTTTCCCAAGATTACACTTCTTTATGGTCGGATATGCTCCATTGACCGCCTTGGGTTCTCAGTCCTTCAGATCTCTGACTGTTCCAGAATTAACCCAACAGATGTTTGACGCTAAGAATATGATGGCTGCTTCCGATCCAAGAAACGGTCGTTATCTCACTGTTGCTGCCTTCTTCAGAGGTAAGGTGTCTGTCaaggaagttgaagatgagatGCACAAGGTTCAAACCAGAAACGCTGACTACTTTGTTGAATGGATTCCTAACAATGTTCAAACTGCTGTTTGTTCTGTTCCTCCAAAGGGTCTCGACATGTCTGCTACTTTCATCGGAAACTCCACATCTATTCAAGAACTATTTAGAAGAGTCGGTGACCAATTCAGCGCCATGTTTAGAAGAAAGGCTTTCTTACATTGGTACACTTCTGAAGGTATGGACGAGTTGGAATTCACTGAAGCTGAGTCTAATATGAACGATCTGGTAAACGAATACCAACAATACCAGGAAGGAATCGACCCAGATGAAGAACTAGATTatgctgatgaagatgTTCCACTAGTTGATGTTGCAGAATAA